The Neodiprion lecontei isolate iyNeoLeco1 chromosome 6, iyNeoLeco1.1, whole genome shotgun sequence sequence TTCTCAATAATTATTCAGTGATTTCTGATGTATTAACAGTTGAActaaagaaattattaatagAAAGCTGATAAAATTGCacaattattaaataaatgcATGAAATCAGTCAGCAGCTGAAATCATTTATGATCAAAAGCgatattgtaattaaaaatcattcgattTCTCACCTTCTTATTTTGTTCACTGTAGTGGTTGGTGTGGTTTTCACTTTGTTCTCAGAGATTGACTGATAGGGTTAGTTTTTTCAGATCATTACTAAATGCGGTCAATAGTGCTGCAGTGTAGTCTGTCCCTGTAAACAGCTGAAATAACAACATTTTattagtattttattttaaaaatcaatataggcgacattgaaaatttcataaaatataatcaaagaCTGTGTAGTAATAAATTTCATGTAACTGATACGTTTCTCAAATCGAAAGAAGCGTGATGGTATAATCAAGAATAATCTCAAATGTGTAcctgttttttattcatcgatAGCGTTGTGACCTATTCAGTTTCTGCATTGTTCTCTAATATATATCGATAGGTCCACTCAATTCAGATATTTGTTAACCTCGATCAATCTTGCTGCAATTAATTTCTGTAATCAAGTAAAACACCACattttgttaataattcaTATTCAAAATCCACATACTTGGTGTTGAGCGCATGCAGTTTTAGTCTTTTACGTTATGCCGAGCGCGGAAAGTATTATCAATTGCATCACAAAGTAAACCATGATCTGGGTTATATTACCTGTTGCTTTTCTGCAATAAATTCGTCTGTTCAGATACTACACAAAGTTTTCCGAAGTTTATTGACAGGGTTTTTCAGTCCAGATAACCACtatgccaatttttttctgtaatcaGGTAAGATAACACAGGTGAGGTTAGTAATGTGATTTTAAAATCGATGTGAGCAGCATTCGAAATTTCCTGCATAGTTATTCAAAAACATaatatgagaaataaaaatcaattaacGATTTGCATTGATCGTGTTTCTAATTCACGATCGCTTCGTAATTAGTAAATTgtgtaattttgtttgaattcagtgtaattttgaaacaagACCTAATTAAGCTACCGAGAAGGTCATGGcattcgaatttttgaaataaataacgcTGTAATGTATCAACTTTTGTTACAATTCGTTACGACATAAAGGATTACCATATCAAGCCCTAAAATGAAATTCGGATGAAGATGAAATCGTTGATACGCAATTCTATAAATATTCACAGTGTACCGCAAACAAACCGAGATTCGTTGTTGTTTTCGAACGTTACGCTGCACAATTCGCCGTGATCCGTATATACTATAGCAACGCAGTTAGATGTAAACAACCCACTCATAACACGACCCAGACTCTTCCATTGTTCGTCCAAGTCCGATAAGTTTCTTTATATACATTAGGAACGACGCGAAAATGATGCACACCGTGATCAATTGCCTACAATTGTATTTCACAAATGTGTATACAAGGTGACCCTGGGATATCACCCCACAGGATATCAATGTATTCCTCGTAAAAATCAGCGATTGACCCGATTTtgatttcttataaaaaagaGCCAGTGGATCGTCATTTGACCTTCATGCGCTCGGCAGCTGTTCTAAGCCAGTAGGCAGTAGTAAGGCAGTAATTCGCAAGCGACAATTTTGCAatcaaaagtaaaaattgttttagtTACAAATTATCTCGAGGAAGACATTGGTAGCTTCTGCGTAGCCTATGAGGCAATAGTATTGAGTCACCTTGTATATCCACgagcgagagcgagagagagagagagagagagagagagagagagagagagagagagacgcgaGCCGTGATTCGAAATCCCAGACGCGAATTCGAACCAAGACCATGTTTCGCAGGGTATATTTTACCAGAACATAAGGTCCTCTTCAACGGAAAATTATCAGAATATTGTCTTGTCACAAAATACTTGTcactgttttcaaaaattgccCAAGAGCAATTTCAATCTGTCAATAATGAATCTAGAAAGCCTTAGAAAGTCACATGTATTATCAGCGAATCGGCACCTTAATAACACTGAATTTCATTCTCGGCACTCTCACTTTTTGTGCTATTGCTGCCTGCGAAAACCgactgattgaaaaaatttgctgaCAATGTAACTGCGCATTTACCGAAAATCAGCCAacaaagaataagaataaaccGACACCTGATGACGAGACGAGAATCGAAATTACTATAAGCTAAGGTTTCACAAATCGATGAAAACTCGAGACACGAAACTCACCTTCGGTCGTTTTTTCTCTGGGCTACAACACGCTGCCGTTCGTGTATTATTCACAGCTGAGTTAGATGGGAAGACTGATCGAATAACGAGACACAACCTGTACAACGCGATCAGAGTTCTGAACTGATCGTGCGTATGTACGTAATTTCTCTCCGGCTGCTCTGAAGCGACTGGAAGCGATTGATGCTACGCAGCGCCCAAAAGCAAGGCTCGACCGGTTAGAATCACTACGCGAGCGGTGCGCAACGCGGTTCTTCTTTCAATTGCGTATTTACTCAAATCCGTTGGAATTATGGTTGAAGTATTGGCGACGAGTGGTACGAAATCGAAACAGCAACACCACGGCATGCAACAtgcggggaaaaaaatggaaacgaatatcaaaattcgaCTCACACGTACCGCATTGCGACCTTCGAATGCAGCGGGATCGTTGCCAGAACTATATACGTAACCGGGATCCTTGgcaaattgaaatattacgACTGTCTCTGGCAACCACCTTATTTCGAATAGGAATTTATTTATCCATATCCatattgcacatttttttatttcaaaagcaGTAAACACATAATGCAATTATTTCTGTCGCACGAAAATTCAGTCTTTGGTTTCTTGGTCTTTGGCAACTCATCATCAAGATGGCTACTCGATCGGTTGTCAAATGTTTATCGTGACGTCACAGAGCCCGCCAAAATATCGTAGTGAACATCGTCCTAATGAAATCGAGATCGTCGAATCGAACCATTGAATGTATCGAAAgttagtgtttttttttgctaaaaaaaCTTATGGCAGCGACATCTGTCATCAAGTTTTAAAAGCGTATTCTTAGGTGTTTTTCGCGCGGAAACGTCAAAGATATGCATGTAACTGTGCCATGTGACTTGTTGCACAAAATTAGGCCCTCGAAATTGGTCATAGGATACACTTACTTGTacgaaacagaaaaaaatgcCGGACATTAATTTGAATGGTATCATCGTTACTTTCCCTTTTGAACCGTATGACGTGCAAAAAAGATACATGGAGAAAGTAATCGAATGTTTACAGAATGCGAAACATGGAGTGCTGGAGTCTCCAACAGGTATGATGGATTTGGTCAGCttttttatagttattatCATAAACTATCTTTTAATAAAATACTGAGAATGTTTTCAGGAACTGGAAAAACTTTGTGCCTCTTATGCTCTTCACTAAGTTGGCTCTTAGTCAAAAAGGCGCAGCTTCAATCTGAGGCTCTAATGGGACCAATTGAGAAGCCAGCTTTCGGAGGTGAATTTTTTGAAGGGCTGACAAAAACCCTAGAGAAAGCAGCTGGGAAGTTAGATCAGTCGACAAACTTCAGCTGGGGAATgccaaaaataatttatgcCTCAAGAACGCATTCGCAGTTATCGCAGGCTATGCAAGAACTCAAAAAAACTTCTTACAAACACGTTAAAGTTGCTGTAATAGGCTCAAGGGATCAGCTTTGCATTCATCCCGAAGTTTCCAAAGAAACTAACAGTGCAACGAAAATTCACATGTGTCAGTCAAAAGTCAAGTCTCGAACTTGTCACTATTACAATAATGTCGATGCTAGGTAAATGTCCATGAAACTAGTCGATAGTTTTTATGCGGATACATCAGACCaggaaatatttatacattttaataTTACTTCTAATATACTagctttattttttctgtgtCTCACTATCCAGGAAATTGGATCCTATTTTTGGCCAAGAAATTCTTGATATCGAAGATTTGGTAAAAACTGGACAGAAGTTGAGATGTTGcccatattttttatccaaagaACTAAAGCAGTCGGCAGATATCACTTTCATGCCCTACAATTACATTCTGGATCCAAAAACAAGGAAAGCGCAAGGCCTTGAGTTACAGAACAATATTCTTCTCTTGGATGAAGCTCACAATGTTGAAAAGACTTGCGAAGAATCTGCTTCCCTGCAAGTAAAGGATTGAAATACCTAATCATTTTCAGATACATATCAATATgtctgcaaaaaaatttcaccgctgACATCGAACCTGACTTTTTGTTCTATTTTGATTTTAAccagtgaaatattttacatatagATAAGCAGTACAGATATAGCTATTTGTATAGATGAGATCACCACAGTGATGAAAGATGTGGCGGATGAGGCATCTTCAAGTGAACCTGCTTTCGATACTGCTAGTGGATCTCAGAAAGACTTTACTCCAGAAGATCTGTGTATTTTAAAGGCAATGTTTTTGGAGTTCGAAAAGGCAATCGATAGTAtagaaattaaaaagaaagaCGAGGGTGAGACTTTTCCTGGGGGATACATTTTTGAGCTCCTTGAAAAAGCTGAGGTGTGTATATAGAAGGATCATAATCAATTCAAGAAAAAGATTTCCGCTTCACTGTCTCACTTTTTactcttacaatttttccacattctggatttattttcatttcattacagTTGACCCAGGGCAAAGAGACTTTGGTAATTGATAAACTGGATAAAATTGTACTTTATTTATCAACAACCAGCACCTCTCCATTTTCAAGAAAAGGAAATGgcttacaaaaattcaatgaCTTGCTGCGAGTAGTTTTTAGTGGTGGCCAGGCATCGCCGCTCTACAGAGATCGAGTTAAACGATGTTACAAGGTGCATGTTATGCCAGAGGAAGTAAAGAAAGGTCGAAAAAACGATGGTTGGGATGCCTTAAAAACAACCTCAAAAACTGAGGGGAAAATCATTAGCTACTGGTGTTTCAGTCCTGGTTTTGGGTAAACAAAACtaaatatattcaatataAATCGATTATCACCGTTAAACATTCAAGCTGTTATACTTATTATCTTACCAAATACAGGATGCAACAAATAGTAGAACAAGGAATACGTTCTATTGTTTTAACAAGTGGCACCCTGTCCCCATTAAAACCGCTCATCTCCGAACTGGCCATACCCATTGGCGTGCAGCTTGAAAATCCCCATATAGTCACTGGTCGTCAAGTATGTGTCGGCGTGTTGAGTAACGGCCCTGATGGACACCCTTTGAATTCATCATTCAATACACGGTActtgtttccatttttttctgcttGTAGAAATAATGAAGCCATAACAAAATCGATCTAAGAATCACCATTGGATTAAATTTTCAGCAATGATCCAAAATACATTGCATCTCTTGGACGTACCATCTACAACTTCAGCTGCTTAATACCGCACGGTATGCTGGTCTTCTTTCCATCGTACCCGATTTTAAAGAAGTGCCAAGAGGAATGGCAAAATTCTGGCTTATGGACAAAGATATGTGAACGAAAGGTGAgatgaaatttctgaaatataaCTCATAGCAATcataaagtgaaataaatataaatatataacatTACACGTAATGTGTACGTAACTATAGcacaacaaatatttattgttctttCAGCCAATTTATGTTGAAGGTCAATTGAAACATGTTTTTATAAATACTATGAACGagtattatgaaaaaattcaagaccCATCATGCAAAGGTGCCATTTTTATGGCTGTTTGCAGGGGTAAAGTCAGTGAAGGCTTAGACTTTGCAGATATGAATGGTCGAGCTGTTTTAGTAACAGGCCTCCCGTTTCCACCATTGAAAGATCCACGAGTTATTCTGAAGCAAAAATACTTGGAAGAAAGTAGAAGCAGAGATAAAGAGGTAGAATGACTCTGAAATAGTATTGCACTTAAATAAAACTTAGCTCAAGTCATTATAATGTCTTAATTTCTAGTCACTAACAGGACAACAATGGTACCAGCTCGAAGCATCTCGAGCAGTAAATCAAGCTATTGGCCGAGTCATACGgcataaaaatgattatggtGCGATAATCCTCTGTGACTGTCGGTTTGAAAACCCTGGATTCAGAAAACAGTTGTCAGCTTGGTTGCAGCCTCACATCAAAAAGTTCACCAACTTTGGAATGATCACGAAAGACTTGAGAGAATTCTTCAGAGCAGCAGAGCGTGATGTATTTATCTGTAGATTATAAAATGGACAACATTGTATCATTTAAAATCcctattatttatttgcatACGTACTTATTTCATTTACACTGCTTACAGCTACCACAGCCAAATATGAAGGAAGCAGCTACTATGAGTAGCCtggatttttttccacgaaCTAGTGATGGTGCGTTTGGTGAAACTCACTCTCGAATTGCAAATCCTGGTATAAAACAAGAAAGAAGTGTTCCATCTGTGGTTATTGACGATTTTAGTATCGATAAATACACGGAAACTAAACCAACGAAGTGGCCGATCACTGAAGGAAACgaaaaagacatttttaaaCTGCTAGAAACAAAATCAAAGCCTGTAATAGATTTCAGCAATTGCAAATTAAAAACGGATTGGACTAGATGTGAGCTGACAAAGGATGTTGAACAGCCAATtgcaaaaaagagaaaaattcatgTTGTAGGAGTAAAACTTGATGCATTACCCCAGCCGTCAACGTCTGTTGAGTCGCCTTCAGCAAACATTGAGGTGCAGACGCATACAAAAAATGGTACTGCATTAAAAAAAGCAGCAtccagtgaaaaaaaagaaattggcaCGGTATACTTGAAAGAAGtgcgtaaaaataattaaacgaatTATTAATACTTACATTCTTAAAGTTGATGTTATCAATTCAAGATTTGCGGCAGCAAATTGCTTGCAAGTACCTGTAGTCCAATGGGTActattttattcctttttctattttgtggTACAATATCAAATCTAACATTTGTTTGTAGGTCAAACGATCCCTGACGAAAGAGAACTATAAGATATTTTCAGTaatgattcaaaattatacaaaaaatgcTGATTACGACCAGCTCTTGAAAACATTGGAATTTCTTTTCCCAAAGACGAATAATCTACGGCACTTATTTAAGGGTAAACATTATTTACTTTAGTCATTTGTACTCAGTCGATATTTCTTTCTCAATCATAGAATTGCgaaacaattaattttatttttatttcaggttTCAGGAGTTTTTTAAAGAAACAACATAATAGTGACTTCGATAGTCATATTAGGCTTCTGGAGAGGTTAGAATTATAAACCAAATTAATCCGTGATTCCTAATGAATATCTATttatatgtgatttgtaagtAATTGCTATGTAATTTATGTATTAAGTGTTACGTGCAATCATGCAAACTAACTCAATAAATTCaccatttatttttacaaatccGGCTATCATTAATTAATGAATCATCAATTGTTctttatgaatatttattatttttattcattcataggtacaaaaattgtgaattacTTCATAATTCATGATTATTCAAAGTGCTACTTTCGAGTGTTTGTTCCACAACTGTTCCTGTCCGTAATACAATATAATCATATATTCTAATTTTACGCTTTCAGTTATGAACGTACACAcaaatattgtgtaagaatCTATCAATTGTCGGCTAGCACTTGTTATGCAATTCACAATTTAGACGATGGGCAGACTAAAAAAATGCCTGCATACAATGTGTAGGCTAGTATCCATCTGTTCTATTTTAGGAACTACAGCTTacattaattaatttgaaattctgtaTATTTTCTAATACTTTTCACGTAAACGTATTTCTGtatcttgtaaattttttaaatcagtaCCGCAAATGGTTCAGATATATATTTAAAGATATAATTCCAGTaaagtgtatatataattatatatatatatatacatatatatattaatgcGTGCGTATTATTAACAGTTAGTAAatgaattcattaaaatttacaatcaCCGTGCTCTTTCGTTCTTTCCACCCCTATATGTtgcaaaattcgaaatttatccaaaatttttacgacTAACAAGTACTATTTAAAATGAACTCAATATTCCAAGAGTTTCGCTTgcataaaattgattattagtGTAAATATCCATTTCAAATGATAAGGCACGTCAAATTTGCTTTTGCTGTTTTCCATTCCTCTTTCTAGTATTTTCTTGGATTACAGTTCACGCGTTTACagttttcatcgaaaatataTCTACGTGTTTTTTGGGGTACTACTGTCAGTGAAAATGTTACACGAACGTTAATTCGGATGTAGTGTTCCCAGCATTCTACAGccaaatattttcgaaatcagCCGCCTTCTGTTCAAATTCTAGTAACATACGTCTCAACATATGTGTGAACGAATTCCTAAGTTAAAGCTACACATGCTTCTCTGAATCTACTCAGTATTCATGGGAGTCGCAGCATTTTCGCCAGTAATTGCCGTGGTCACGATATCAAGATAATATTCGCCAAATACACTGCGATTATGGGATACAATGATCAAAAACTGCGCTGCAATACCAGCTAGTTCTTCCTGAAGAGACGATAGCCCTGGAGGTATCTGCTGCGGACCTGCCGTTTGTGATTGTATGATTTTTTGTAGAAATTGTCGGATTCTTATGTCTGAAAAgagaatttcatttgattaAATCGAAAATACTCAAAGATaatagaatattattattcgagCATGTCGCAATATTGAATCTACGATAAATTGAAGATACTTACTGACAAGATTTCGAATCTTGTGATCAGGCTTGGCAATTTCTAATATCTGAGCACTGAGAAGAGACTCCAGCTCTGGAGACAATTCTGAAGCACCAATTTCCTTCAGTGTTTCCTTGACATCGGCTGTAACTTGCAGTACAATGTTGACCATCACAGTTGCCAGCTccctgaaataaaaaaatgttgagaaaCTAAATCAGACAAAGTTAACgcttcaaaatttgattatcaTGAAagcttgtaaaattttctagcAATTCTAAAATCATAAGGGATTAATCGCAAATAGTGTTTGAACCTACTCGTTGGAATGAACGGATTCCAAAAGCACGGCGAGATGCTGTTTCATGCTATTCTTAAAACTCGTAACCCCTTGAAGGGGGGCACCAATAGTGTTGTTAGTTACCAGCAACACTGATCCTGCTATGCATAATCTACAGGTTCGATCGCGTAATTCTACCAATCGCCCTTGGTCCATCATCAGCGTCTATGATAGGAATAAGAAACAGTATAGTACATGTAGAATGTTACTAAATTCATCTTGCACAGTTATATAATGAACAATAAGCTTAAGTACCTCTGCATCTGGATTGAATTTCCATTCTAAGAGGTCTAAGTACGCCTCAGTTAGTAAGCTGTGTGTAATTTGACGAACTGCATTGATATCCGTGGAAGATGTGGTCAATTTTTCCATATCCAAATTTCGGAGCAGCCATTTTCTCGTTAACTGGAGACCATCTTCATTGACCTTCAAAAACTCagcaaatttctttttttcatattcaacaCTAGATGCAACAATCTCAGGTCTTATCAAAGTTATCGTGAAGTTTGCCATGTCAAGCTTCATCAACTGCAAAGTTTCCAAAATTCCCCTAAATGTCTCAATAACATCGGTCGATGTTGCTAGCTCTGCAATCTTTTCATCCCTGACTGGTGCGCACAATTTTGCCATAATGGAGATAATAAAGTTAGCGTAATGATGGAAATCTAAAATTCCCTGCTCTGCCTGCTGTTTAATTAAATCAATGTCCAGGACCTCGTTAATGTTTTCTCGTATCTTCGTATGCCGAGGCAATAGGAGTTCTTCTAAAGCCTGAGGAGGTAAATCAGGGCCTTTTAATATTAACACACTTATGCAAATTCTATTCAGACCTATTTGAAAGCTGATAACTGGGAAATTTGAATTAccgtttttatttcaccaaGAAGAGTTAATGCTTGATTAAAATTTGGTGGATCCTCGGCCAACTCTTGGGCTAACAGCTGCCAGAATATATTATGCATTGTTtctttaacttttttttgaaAGCTGTCACTTGGTGGATCCAGCGTttccaatttgaaatttttatcaagagCGATTTCGTGCGCTAGGGCCATATTGGTCATACCATTTGCTGCCTTCATTATTTCTTCAAAGGACACAAATTTCGGAGGAGATGCCCCGGTTAGGCCTCCAAGCATAAAGTTTTGTACCTGCGAtctattttgaagaaaaaatttttgagttttcttttca is a genomic window containing:
- the LOC107221150 gene encoding regulator of telomere elongation helicase 1 homolog isoform X2 — protein: MPDINLNGIIVTFPFEPYDVQKRYMEKVIECLQNAKHGVLESPTGTGKTLCLLCSSLSWLLVKKAQLQSEALMGPIEKPAFGGEFFEGLTKTLEKAAGKLDQSTNFSWGMPKIIYASRTHSQLSQAMQELKKTSYKHVKVAVIGSRDQLCIHPEVSKETNSATKIHMCQSKVKSRTCHYYNNVDARKLDPIFGQEILDIEDLVKTGQKLRCCPYFLSKELKQSADITFMPYNYILDPKTRKAQGLELQNNILLLDEAHNVEKTCEESASLQISSTDIAICIDEITTVMKDVADEASSSEPAFDTASGSQKDFTPEDLCILKAMFLEFEKAIDSIEIKKKDEGETFPGGYIFELLEKAELTQGKETLVIDKLDKIVLYLSTTSTSPFSRKGNGLQKFNDLLRVVFSGGQASPLYRDRVKRCYKVHVMPEEVKKGRKNDGWDALKTTSKTEGKIISYWCFSPGFGMQQIVEQGIRSIVLTSGTLSPLKPLISELAIPIGVQLENPHIVTGRQVCVGVLSNGPDGHPLNSSFNTRNDPKYIASLGRTIYNFSCLIPHGMLVFFPSYPILKKCQEEWQNSGLWTKICERKPIYVEGQLKHVFINTMNEYYEKIQDPSCKGAIFMAVCRGKVSEGLDFADMNGRAVLVTGLPFPPLKDPRVILKQKYLEESRSRDKESLTGQQWYQLEASRAVNQAIGRVIRHKNDYGAIILCDCRFENPGFRKQLSAWLQPHIKKFTNFGMITKDLREFFRAAERDLPQPNMKEAATMSSLDFFPRTSDGAFGETHSRIANPGIKQERSVPSVVIDDFSIDKYTETKPTKWPITEGNEKDIFKLLETKSKPVIDFSNCKLKTDWTRCELTKDVEQPIAKKRKIHVVGVKLDALPQPSTSVESPSANIEVQTHTKNGTALKKAASSEKKEIGTVYLKEVSGVF
- the LOC107221150 gene encoding regulator of telomere elongation helicase 1 homolog isoform X1, whose protein sequence is MPDINLNGIIVTFPFEPYDVQKRYMEKVIECLQNAKHGVLESPTGTGKTLCLLCSSLSWLLVKKAQLQSEALMGPIEKPAFGGEFFEGLTKTLEKAAGKLDQSTNFSWGMPKIIYASRTHSQLSQAMQELKKTSYKHVKVAVIGSRDQLCIHPEVSKETNSATKIHMCQSKVKSRTCHYYNNVDARKLDPIFGQEILDIEDLVKTGQKLRCCPYFLSKELKQSADITFMPYNYILDPKTRKAQGLELQNNILLLDEAHNVEKTCEESASLQISSTDIAICIDEITTVMKDVADEASSSEPAFDTASGSQKDFTPEDLCILKAMFLEFEKAIDSIEIKKKDEGETFPGGYIFELLEKAELTQGKETLVIDKLDKIVLYLSTTSTSPFSRKGNGLQKFNDLLRVVFSGGQASPLYRDRVKRCYKVHVMPEEVKKGRKNDGWDALKTTSKTEGKIISYWCFSPGFGMQQIVEQGIRSIVLTSGTLSPLKPLISELAIPIGVQLENPHIVTGRQVCVGVLSNGPDGHPLNSSFNTRNDPKYIASLGRTIYNFSCLIPHGMLVFFPSYPILKKCQEEWQNSGLWTKICERKPIYVEGQLKHVFINTMNEYYEKIQDPSCKGAIFMAVCRGKVSEGLDFADMNGRAVLVTGLPFPPLKDPRVILKQKYLEESRSRDKESLTGQQWYQLEASRAVNQAIGRVIRHKNDYGAIILCDCRFENPGFRKQLSAWLQPHIKKFTNFGMITKDLREFFRAAERDLPQPNMKEAATMSSLDFFPRTSDGAFGETHSRIANPGIKQERSVPSVVIDDFSIDKYTETKPTKWPITEGNEKDIFKLLETKSKPVIDFSNCKLKTDWTRCELTKDVEQPIAKKRKIHVVGVKLDALPQPSTSVESPSANIEVQTHTKNGTALKKAASSEKKEIGTVYLKEVKRSLTKENYKIFSVMIQNYTKNADYDQLLKTLEFLFPKTNNLRHLFKGFRSFLKKQHNSDFDSHIRLLERLEL
- the LOC107221140 gene encoding T-complex protein 11-like protein 1 isoform X2, giving the protein MKNEEEQKCNNNQASAPVETRVDNQRSAENKNTQQSQVQNFMLGGLTGASPPKFVSFEEIMKAANGMTNMALAHEIALDKNFKLETLDPPSDSFQKKVKETMHNIFWQLLAQELAEDPPNFNQALTLLGEIKTALEELLLPRHTKIRENINEVLDIDLIKQQAEQGILDFHHYANFIISIMAKLCAPVRDEKIAELATSTDVIETFRGILETLQLMKLDMANFTITLIRPEIVASSVEYEKKKFAEFLKVNEDGLQLTRKWLLRNLDMEKLTTSSTDINAVRQITHSLLTEAYLDLLEWKFNPDAETLMMDQGRLVELRDRTCRLCIAGSVLLVTNNTIGAPLQGVTSFKNSMKQHLAVLLESVHSNEELATVMVNIVLQVTADVKETLKEIGASELSPELESLLSAQILEIAKPDHKIRNLVNIRIRQFLQKIIQSQTAGPQQIPPGLSSLQEELAGIAAQFLIIVSHNRSVFGEYYLDIVTTAITGENAATPMNTE
- the LOC107221140 gene encoding T-complex protein 11-like protein 1 isoform X1 — its product is MLDRYKVLRSAGVVWGITICCLLFNRKLPGSRIFFSLIPAFLWRGDKMKNEEEQKCNNNQASAPVETRVDNQRSAENKNTQQSQVQNFMLGGLTGASPPKFVSFEEIMKAANGMTNMALAHEIALDKNFKLETLDPPSDSFQKKVKETMHNIFWQLLAQELAEDPPNFNQALTLLGEIKTALEELLLPRHTKIRENINEVLDIDLIKQQAEQGILDFHHYANFIISIMAKLCAPVRDEKIAELATSTDVIETFRGILETLQLMKLDMANFTITLIRPEIVASSVEYEKKKFAEFLKVNEDGLQLTRKWLLRNLDMEKLTTSSTDINAVRQITHSLLTEAYLDLLEWKFNPDAETLMMDQGRLVELRDRTCRLCIAGSVLLVTNNTIGAPLQGVTSFKNSMKQHLAVLLESVHSNEELATVMVNIVLQVTADVKETLKEIGASELSPELESLLSAQILEIAKPDHKIRNLVNIRIRQFLQKIIQSQTAGPQQIPPGLSSLQEELAGIAAQFLIIVSHNRSVFGEYYLDIVTTAITGENAATPMNTE